atatttcgggcaggccgtcgggtcgggccgggccgctcggcccatgaacacctctagaccaatgttaaataaacaaaaataaaaaggttggattcgtataaattgataaatacaAGGACTGATCTATAAAGgtaaccttttctttttggaaaaaCTAGCTGCatcttaattttcatttttagaaagTAAGCTTTTTGTCCTTTCTTCTCCACTTGGTCTTAGCAAATCGCTACCACACGTTTTGGCTATTATTATCCCATGAGGACGGCATGTTAACGAGTtcaaaaatactattatttctCAATCAACGTATACACAAGTACCTAaattatatacaattcattGTGTATAGGTTCATCGAGTCCAATTTATGTAAGATTaacaaatagttttaaaattattaaaatatttcataaaaatatacaaaattcaaaagtatatataaaaagcTCATAAAAgttcaaccaaaaaaaaaaaaaaagcagcaaTACGCATAAAGGGAAATGTTTTCATAAATGAAGTGGGCAATGGGGTCTTCTTCTTCAACATTTCTTCtgtttctttattcttttcttctttcccttGCTACTCTTACCCTTTCGCAGCTTCATGATGTTTACTTTGAGCGTAACTGTAGTGATACCAATGGCAATTTCACCCCAAACAGCGCTTACCAGACCAACCTCAATGCCATCATCTCTCAACTCCCCACCCTTGCACATTTCAATTACGGCTTCTTCAATCTGTCTGCCGGTGGAAGCCCCGACAAAGTTTACTCAAGCGCACTTTGCAGGAGTGACTTAACTCAAGATCGTTGCTATAGTTGCCTCAACTACACCGCGACCGAGCTCGAGCGATTGTGTCCCCGGATCAAGACCGCCATCGCTTGGTCCGAGCTTTGTTTGGTGCGATTATACACTTTGGATGAATGGTAGTGGGTTAagatatttaagttataaatgtGTTTATGGGCTGGTCAGGTCAAGTTTGGGCGTTTATGTTTGTCCAAGGTTCTTAGCTCAGTTTAATCCGaaatatcaacaaaattttgtccaagtctACTTGTATTTGTAAATAACTAacctaaactcattttaaacatattgatcatattatattttaatttttaaaaatatttatattattttaatttaaaatttaaaatttatatattggtaacataatatttttaatatttatattatatattagtataaatataaatttttatgttataaattatataatacataaaaataacataatttaatatattataaaattaaaaaaggggTATGATTGAGCTTCAACTTTGTCTGTTCAAGGTCTTCTGTAGGGCCCTGTAATATTGACTTACTGATTCTTGGTTAGTGACCGGCGTAGCGGCTGCGCCAAACTTATAAGTAAGAAGGGTGAGTCATGTTTTCGTAATTGATTGTTCCACTGGCAATGGGATCTTTAACAACAGTTCCACTGTTTTCTTATTCACTTGTTCTTTCCTTCCTCCCTACTCTTATCGTTGCACAGCTTAATCCTGTTTACTTTGAGCACGATTGTAATCAAGGCAGCGGCAATTACACCCCAAACAGCACTTACGAGGCCAACCTCAATAGCATCATCTCCCGATTCGCCACTCTTAGTTATTTCAATTACGGCTTTTTCAATCTATCTGCGGGAGAAAGCCCCAACAAGGTTTACTCAATCGCACTTTGCAGGGGTGACATGAACCAAGCCGATTGCAACACTTGCCTCAACTCTACCGCAACCGAACTCAAGCAGTTTTGTCCCCGGAACAAGGTCGCCATCGCTTGGTCCGAGCTCTGTTTGGTGCGGTACGCCAACCGAGACCTGTACGGGCTGCTGGAGAACGACCTCATACTTGTGCATTCAACCCGATGAATGCATCGAACCCTACTCAGTTCAATCGAGCATTAAGTGAACTATTGAATAATCTAAGCAGCGAAGCTGCAGCCAGTGGCCCACTCCGCAAGTACGCAGCTGGCAATGCACCGACTGGTATCTTGCAAACGGTATACGCCACGGTACAGTGTACTCCAGATATG
This sequence is a window from Gossypium raimondii isolate GPD5lz chromosome 5, ASM2569854v1, whole genome shotgun sequence. Protein-coding genes within it:
- the LOC105767191 gene encoding cysteine-rich repeat secretory protein 38, producing the protein MKWAMGSSSSTFLLFLYSFLLSLATLTLSQLHDVYFERNCSDTNGNFTPNSAYQTNLNAIISQLPTLAHFNYGFFNLSAGGSPDKVYSSALCRSDLTQDRCYSCLNYTATELERLCPRIKTAIAWSELCLVRLYTLDEW